A genomic segment from Actinomyces lilanjuaniae encodes:
- a CDS encoding M18 family aminopeptidase, producing MTSPAAAPASSSSSPSSQPSPPPPQAQETLHADEAYTASLFDFVLASPTSYHAAAEVARRLAARGFRHVEEARPWPEDLPRRGYVVRDGAVAAWVLPGDSGRTGSGPQEGFRVVGAHTDSPALRLKPSAAVSRHGWQLINAEVYGGPLLPSLLDRELGLAGRLTTRDGTSHLVRTGPVARIAHVAPHLDRSVNETLRLDRQTHLLPLWALSGPDGGEGRDAVEEYLCELAGLDRSQLAGHDILTFPVQPPQRFGREGEFLASSRLDNLSSVHAGLAALEALAESGTEPVGPVVLVAFDHEEVGSASASGADGPLLATLLERLGRVMGAEGDAFHALVARSSCVSADAGHAVHPARAELHDPVLQPLVNSGPLLKINAQQRYATGAQGSALWERACAAADVPHQVFVSHNAVPCGSTIGPITATRLGLLTVDVGVPLLSMHSAREMGGVKDGPWLARALYSYWQGA from the coding sequence ATGACCAGTCCCGCCGCCGCGCCCGCTTCTTCATCATCCTCACCATCTTCGCAGCCTTCACCGCCACCTCCGCAGGCGCAGGAGACCCTTCATGCGGACGAGGCCTACACGGCATCCCTGTTTGACTTCGTCCTGGCCTCACCTACCTCCTACCACGCTGCGGCCGAGGTCGCCCGACGTCTGGCTGCGCGTGGGTTCCGCCACGTGGAGGAGGCCCGCCCCTGGCCGGAGGACCTGCCCCGGCGCGGCTACGTGGTGCGGGACGGGGCGGTAGCCGCCTGGGTCCTGCCCGGCGACAGCGGCAGGACCGGGAGCGGGCCGCAGGAGGGCTTTCGTGTCGTCGGCGCCCATACGGACTCCCCGGCCCTGAGGCTCAAGCCCTCTGCTGCCGTGAGTCGTCACGGCTGGCAGCTTATCAACGCAGAGGTCTACGGCGGACCGCTCCTGCCCTCATTGCTGGACCGTGAGCTGGGGCTGGCCGGGCGCCTGACAACCCGTGACGGCACCAGCCACCTGGTACGTACCGGGCCGGTTGCCCGGATCGCCCACGTGGCCCCCCACCTGGACCGCAGTGTCAACGAGACTCTCCGCCTGGACCGTCAGACCCACCTTCTGCCTCTGTGGGCGCTGTCCGGCCCTGACGGCGGGGAGGGTCGCGACGCCGTCGAGGAGTACTTGTGCGAGCTGGCTGGTCTGGACCGCTCGCAGCTGGCCGGGCACGACATCCTGACCTTCCCCGTCCAGCCTCCGCAGCGTTTTGGTCGTGAGGGGGAGTTTCTCGCCTCCTCTCGCCTGGACAACCTTTCCAGCGTCCATGCGGGGCTGGCGGCCCTGGAGGCCCTGGCCGAGTCGGGCACCGAGCCTGTGGGACCGGTGGTCCTCGTGGCCTTCGACCACGAGGAGGTTGGTTCTGCCTCCGCCTCCGGGGCCGACGGTCCGCTCCTGGCGACGCTGCTGGAACGCCTGGGCCGGGTCATGGGGGCTGAGGGCGACGCCTTCCACGCCCTCGTGGCCCGGTCCAGCTGTGTCAGTGCCGACGCCGGACACGCCGTCCACCCCGCTCGTGCCGAGCTGCACGACCCCGTGCTCCAGCCGCTGGTTAACAGCGGTCCCCTGCTGAAGATCAACGCTCAGCAGCGCTACGCCACCGGCGCCCAGGGCTCGGCTCTGTGGGAGCGTGCCTGCGCGGCTGCCGACGTACCCCACCAGGTCTTCGTGTCCCACAACGCGGTGCCCTGCGGGTCGACGATCGGTCCGATCACCGCGACCCGGCTGGGCCTGCTCACAGTCGACGTCGGTGTGCCGCTGCTGAGCATGCACTCGGCCCGGGAGATGGGCGGGGTCAAGGACGGTCCCTGGCTGGCGCGCGCCCTGTACTCCTACTGGCAGGGGGCGTGA
- a CDS encoding DUF4411 family protein, producing the protein MYLVDANVLIEAKNRYYAFDIAPGFWTWLEHAHEQGTVFSIEKVGEELRRGDDELAEWAEKHRMFFHPIDDKAVPFFAPLSVWAQSQNFKQSALDEFSSDAADYLLVAHAAAYSCTLVTHEVAGSGSLKKVKIPDACRALDVTWVSTFEMLRRTGVSFGLRR; encoded by the coding sequence ATGTACCTCGTCGACGCCAACGTCCTCATCGAGGCAAAGAACCGCTATTATGCCTTTGATATCGCGCCCGGCTTCTGGACGTGGCTTGAGCACGCGCATGAACAAGGCACAGTGTTCAGTATCGAAAAAGTCGGTGAGGAACTCCGTCGCGGAGACGACGAGCTTGCCGAGTGGGCGGAGAAGCATCGCATGTTCTTCCACCCAATCGACGACAAAGCAGTGCCGTTCTTCGCCCCGTTGTCCGTATGGGCGCAGTCCCAGAACTTCAAGCAGTCCGCCCTGGACGAGTTCTCCTCAGACGCTGCCGACTACCTCCTCGTCGCCCACGCGGCGGCGTACTCGTGCACGCTAGTGACCCACGAGGTCGCAGGGTCAGGCTCTCTCAAGAAAGTGAAGATTCCTGACGCCTGCCGGGCTCTTGACGTCACGTGGGTGAGCACCTTCGAGATGCTTCGCCGTACCGGCGTCTCTTTCGGGCTGCGCCGATAA
- a CDS encoding NUDIX domain-containing protein has protein sequence MPAQTPQTPPALSLVPAAYVLLLRQAPAGRAGVRSPTAGPSGLLGGQGAQASCTQVLLQLRQHTGYMDGYWACGVAGHVEPGESVLETAVREAKEEVGVVVAHTDLEPLTTVHRSNDVAGPGLEQRVDFFFALHRWEGRPRVREPARTAALDWFALTSLPRAVPEHERHVLRLLADALDRGQRVPPVTTFGFDPGQETARYGTARPH, from the coding sequence GTGCCAGCCCAGACTCCCCAGACTCCGCCCGCCCTCAGCCTGGTCCCCGCCGCCTACGTACTCCTCCTCAGGCAGGCTCCCGCAGGCCGGGCAGGAGTGAGATCTCCCACAGCAGGGCCCTCGGGGCTCCTCGGCGGGCAGGGCGCACAAGCCTCATGCACCCAGGTCCTCCTACAGCTGCGGCAGCACACCGGCTATATGGACGGGTACTGGGCCTGCGGTGTCGCCGGGCACGTCGAGCCCGGCGAGAGCGTACTGGAGACCGCGGTCCGGGAGGCCAAGGAGGAGGTCGGCGTCGTCGTGGCGCACACGGACCTGGAACCGCTGACCACGGTGCATCGCAGCAACGACGTCGCAGGCCCAGGGCTGGAGCAGCGGGTCGACTTCTTCTTCGCCCTACACCGCTGGGAGGGGCGGCCCCGCGTTCGCGAGCCCGCCAGGACCGCCGCCCTGGACTGGTTTGCCCTAACCTCCCTGCCCCGTGCGGTCCCTGAGCACGAGCGCCACGTCCTGCGCCTGCTGGCCGACGCCCTCGACCGTGGGCAGCGGGTCCCACCGGTGACGACCTTCGGCTTCGATCCCGGCCAGGAGACAGCCCGCTACGGCACCGCCCGACCCCACTGA
- a CDS encoding ABC transporter substrate-binding protein, translating to MRNTPISRRSLGLGLGAAAVLLASGCSSGSPGGAPTSAAAGSQGKADGGVLTLAYNADGPHQAWVEAVCDSVGSALGITMEPLPLADLSALRDEVDNRTVVGAFRSSWRADFPSIASVLVSQYRTGAAANITDYSSTGLDDLLAQAAATNDSAAALSLCEQAQSLLLADLPTIPLWYHGGAGGWSATVSDVTWSWNGLPVYEAVRTSAEDGVVRARGTEPRHPLVPSTTNESGGRRVVDLLFSGLVRYREDGTVVNEMAESVETEDNQHFTVTIKEGWAFGDGTAVTSESFIRAWDYGAQASHNHVASHLYAPIEGFSAEEDSELTGLAKVDDRTFTITLTEPTADFVQRLGCPPSTPTCQRLQGHGGLRRVPRWQRPLHPGRVEPPLRGRPGPQPSLLGGARRRQRRGDLRDLP from the coding sequence ATGCGCAACACGCCTATCTCCCGCCGCAGCCTAGGCCTGGGCCTCGGTGCCGCTGCGGTGCTCCTGGCTTCCGGGTGCTCGTCGGGCTCGCCAGGCGGCGCGCCGACCTCCGCTGCGGCCGGTAGCCAGGGCAAGGCCGATGGTGGCGTGCTCACGCTGGCATACAACGCTGACGGCCCGCACCAGGCCTGGGTCGAGGCCGTGTGCGACTCGGTGGGCTCCGCACTGGGGATCACCATGGAGCCGCTGCCCCTCGCCGACCTCTCCGCGCTGCGTGACGAGGTCGACAACCGCACAGTCGTGGGAGCCTTCCGCTCCAGCTGGAGGGCGGACTTCCCCTCCATCGCAAGCGTCCTGGTTAGCCAGTACCGTACGGGTGCTGCTGCCAATATCACCGACTACTCCAGCACCGGGCTCGACGACCTGCTGGCCCAGGCGGCTGCCACAAACGACAGCGCTGCGGCTCTCAGCCTTTGTGAGCAGGCCCAGTCCCTCCTGCTCGCTGACCTGCCCACCATCCCCCTGTGGTACCACGGCGGGGCCGGGGGCTGGTCCGCGACGGTCTCCGACGTCACCTGGTCGTGGAACGGCCTGCCTGTCTATGAGGCCGTGAGGACCTCGGCCGAGGACGGCGTCGTGCGTGCCCGTGGTACCGAGCCCCGGCACCCGCTAGTTCCTTCCACCACCAACGAGTCTGGGGGCAGGCGGGTCGTCGACCTGCTCTTCTCCGGACTGGTGCGCTACCGCGAGGACGGCACCGTGGTCAATGAGATGGCCGAGTCCGTGGAGACCGAGGACAACCAGCACTTCACGGTGACGATCAAGGAGGGCTGGGCCTTTGGCGACGGCACGGCCGTGACCTCGGAGTCCTTTATCAGGGCGTGGGACTACGGGGCCCAGGCCTCCCACAACCATGTCGCCTCCCACCTCTACGCGCCCATTGAGGGCTTCTCCGCAGAGGAGGACTCCGAGCTGACCGGGCTGGCCAAGGTCGATGACCGGACATTTACCATCACCCTGACCGAGCCGACCGCTGACTTCGTGCAGCGCCTGGGCTGCCCGCCTTCTACCCCTACCTGCCAGCGCCTTCAAGGACATGGAGGCCTTCGGCGAGTCCCCCGTTGGCAACGGCCCCTACACCCTGGCCGAGTGGAGCCACCACTCCGAGGTCGTCCTGGTCCCCAACCCTCTCTACTCGGGGGAGCGCGCCGTCGCCAACGACGGGGTGACCTTCGTGATCTACCCTGA
- a CDS encoding MsnO8 family LLM class oxidoreductase, whose product MSGEAPRRGDQGDVALSVLDMVPVSAGRTRSQALADMRDLAVAADTAGYERYWLAEHHGSTTYMSSATTVLMGQVLAATQRLGVCSGGIMLPNHAPLVVAEQVGTLASLYPGRVSLGLGRAPGTDRLTAAALRRRSASLPDFVEEILETLTYLGSVPGRRGTGSRLPPSRLALRCRS is encoded by the coding sequence ATGAGTGGGGAGGCGCCCCGGCGGGGCGACCAGGGTGACGTCGCCCTGTCCGTGCTGGACATGGTGCCGGTCAGTGCCGGACGCACCCGCTCCCAGGCGCTTGCGGACATGCGTGACCTCGCCGTGGCTGCTGACACCGCCGGGTACGAGCGCTACTGGCTGGCTGAGCACCACGGCTCCACCACCTACATGTCCTCGGCCACGACCGTCCTCATGGGGCAGGTCCTGGCCGCCACCCAGCGTCTCGGCGTGTGCTCCGGAGGCATCATGCTGCCCAACCACGCTCCTCTCGTCGTCGCGGAGCAGGTGGGGACCCTTGCCTCTCTCTACCCCGGCCGTGTCAGCCTGGGGCTGGGCCGGGCGCCGGGCACGGATCGTCTCACCGCAGCGGCGTTACGGCGACGTAGTGCCAGCCTGCCCGACTTTGTCGAGGAGATCCTGGAGACTCTCACATACCTGGGCTCCGTCCCCGGGAGGCGTGGGACCGGGTCCCGCCTCCCTCCTTCTCGGCTCGCTCTCAGGTGCCGGTCCTGA
- a CDS encoding LLM class flavin-dependent oxidoreductase produces MPTWILGSSVNGARVAGSLGLPFAVASHFAPAQAEAALSTYRSVFDTQAPTRAQDRPRAAAAVNVVVAPTMDQAQLLYSTAMAAAARVIGGRPGPLDPPSPDPGSWRRHAQGREAAVESAMALSFVGEPDDVAARLHAYAVRWDLEELLVITHVHDPVLRRRSYTLLAQAWTDYAGGRRRARADGAGGEPGPPSSGTGAGA; encoded by the coding sequence GTGCCCACGTGGATCCTGGGGTCCTCGGTCAACGGCGCCCGTGTGGCTGGCAGCCTGGGCCTGCCCTTTGCCGTGGCCTCTCACTTCGCTCCTGCCCAGGCGGAGGCGGCGCTGAGCACCTACCGCTCGGTGTTCGACACCCAGGCCCCCACCCGAGCGCAGGACCGGCCCCGTGCGGCGGCGGCAGTCAACGTCGTCGTGGCCCCGACCATGGACCAGGCGCAGTTGCTCTACTCCACGGCAATGGCGGCGGCTGCCCGTGTTATCGGCGGTCGGCCCGGCCCGCTCGATCCGCCCAGCCCGGACCCGGGCTCCTGGCGCAGGCACGCGCAGGGGCGGGAGGCGGCCGTGGAGTCAGCCATGGCTCTGTCCTTTGTGGGGGAGCCGGACGACGTCGCCGCCCGCCTGCACGCCTATGCCGTGCGCTGGGACCTTGAGGAGCTCCTGGTCATCACCCACGTCCACGACCCTGTGCTGCGCCGACGCTCCTACACTCTTCTGGCCCAGGCCTGGACGGACTACGCTGGCGGGAGGAGACGCGCCCGTGCCGACGGAGCGGGCGGGGAACCGGGGCCACCCAGCAGCGGAACCGGGGCGGGAGCCTGA
- a CDS encoding ABC transporter substrate-binding protein produces the protein MAEWSHHSEVVLVPNPLYSGERAVANDGVTFVIYPDDDASYSDLLAGTVDVVDAVPQARLSTVDEDLEGRAVTLPGDLVQGLAINVGAPHWGTDKEGRLRRAALSRAINREEICETVYEGACTPASDFTCPVMVGWAADVPGNEVLTYDEAEARRLWDQAEAVSAF, from the coding sequence CTGGCCGAGTGGAGCCACCACTCCGAGGTCGTCCTGGTCCCCAACCCTCTCTACTCGGGGGAGCGCGCCGTCGCCAACGACGGGGTGACCTTCGTGATCTACCCTGACGACGACGCCTCCTACAGCGACCTGCTCGCCGGTACCGTGGACGTCGTTGATGCCGTCCCGCAGGCGCGGCTGTCCACCGTGGACGAGGACCTGGAGGGGCGGGCTGTCACCCTGCCGGGTGACCTGGTCCAGGGGCTCGCCATCAACGTCGGCGCGCCGCACTGGGGCACGGACAAGGAGGGGCGCCTGCGCCGCGCCGCGCTGTCCCGGGCGATCAACCGAGAGGAGATCTGCGAGACCGTCTACGAGGGCGCGTGCACCCCAGCCAGCGACTTTACCTGCCCGGTCATGGTCGGGTGGGCGGCTGACGTCCCAGGCAACGAGGTCCTTACCTATGACGAGGCCGAGGCTAGGAGGCTGTGGGACCAGGCAGAGGCCGTGTCAGCTTTCTAG
- a CDS encoding phospholipase D-like domain-containing protein, whose protein sequence is MLTSHAKFLSVDRRSLLVGSAKCSHSAEERNVELDLCVDDITLAASVEKQIRELENSVHERMRI, encoded by the coding sequence TTGCTGACGAGTCACGCGAAATTCCTCAGCGTGGACCGCCGCTCCCTCCTGGTGGGCTCCGCGAAGTGCTCCCACAGTGCCGAGGAACGCAATGTGGAACTCGACCTGTGCGTGGATGACATAACTCTGGCGGCCAGCGTGGAGAAACAGATACGGGAGCTGGAGAACAGCGTCCACGAGCGGATGAGAATATGA
- a CDS encoding ImmA/IrrE family metallo-endopeptidase: protein MAVVRVDIAPDVLRWAVRRARWDEDTVRHRAPKLDEWIDGSVRPTLKQMEKLAADTHTPFGMLFLPEPPVEDVPVPDMRTPRDAGVREPSADLLETIYLCQRRQDWYRDEALEDGAAPLGLVGSATLTTPVDDAADRIRTALRLDERSVTSWSDAMTDLIERAETIGVLVMVNGVVGSDTHRRLDPEEFRGFALADDVAPLVFVNGADTKAAQVFTLVHELAHLWLGHSALSDADAGGTQGEKREERWCNQVAAQVLIPLDSLREGWAGDCGQDELNRLASHYKVSTLVVLARLRDAGFLTWDEYMARYDAERQRVMGLMQAGRDRGGGGNYYHTQLRRLGRAFTRAVVSSTLEGRTTYRDAYRLLGTVKHSTFEGLAEKVGIT from the coding sequence ATGGCCGTCGTGCGTGTAGACATCGCGCCCGACGTGCTGCGCTGGGCCGTGAGGCGGGCGCGCTGGGACGAGGATACCGTCCGCCATCGCGCACCCAAGCTTGATGAATGGATCGACGGCTCCGTGCGCCCCACTCTCAAGCAGATGGAGAAGCTCGCTGCCGACACCCACACGCCCTTTGGGATGCTGTTCCTGCCTGAGCCGCCTGTCGAGGACGTCCCTGTCCCGGACATGCGGACTCCTCGCGACGCCGGAGTGCGCGAACCGTCGGCCGACCTGCTGGAGACGATCTACCTGTGCCAGAGACGCCAGGACTGGTACCGCGACGAGGCACTGGAGGATGGGGCTGCCCCACTCGGCCTCGTCGGCTCCGCGACGCTGACCACTCCGGTAGACGACGCCGCCGACCGCATTCGTACCGCGCTCCGTCTGGACGAGCGGTCCGTGACCAGCTGGTCTGATGCGATGACGGACCTCATCGAGCGCGCCGAGACCATCGGTGTCCTGGTCATGGTCAACGGGGTCGTCGGCTCGGACACGCACCGCAGACTGGACCCGGAGGAGTTCCGAGGCTTTGCCCTGGCTGACGACGTCGCCCCGCTCGTCTTTGTCAACGGGGCCGACACCAAGGCCGCACAGGTCTTCACCCTCGTCCACGAACTTGCCCACCTGTGGCTAGGGCACAGCGCGCTCTCCGACGCGGATGCTGGTGGTACGCAGGGCGAGAAGCGGGAGGAGCGCTGGTGCAACCAGGTTGCCGCACAGGTGCTCATCCCCCTGGACTCGCTCCGTGAGGGGTGGGCAGGGGACTGTGGCCAGGACGAGCTGAACCGGCTGGCGTCTCACTACAAGGTCAGCACCCTCGTCGTGCTCGCCAGGCTCCGGGACGCTGGATTCCTCACATGGGACGAGTACATGGCCCGGTACGACGCCGAACGCCAACGTGTCATGGGACTTATGCAGGCTGGGCGTGACCGTGGCGGGGGCGGGAACTACTACCACACCCAACTGCGACGCCTCGGGCGTGCTTTCACCCGGGCCGTGGTCTCCTCCACCCTGGAGGGGCGGACGACGTACCGGGACGCCTACCGACTGCTGGGGACTGTCAAGCACTCGACCTTTGAAGGCCTGGCAGAGAAAGTGGGCATAACGTGA
- a CDS encoding NADH:flavin oxidoreductase/NADH oxidase: MRTPNLLSPLTMRDLSARNRLWLPPMCMYCVPGDDGAVTDWHVVHYASRAVGGFGTLIVEATAVTPEGRLSPNDLGLWEESQVEGHHRIVDAVHAAGALAGIQLGHGGRKAGTPPMRPREKGARTSTIEGWELLAPSAVAYPEHAVPTELDETGIDHLVEAFTSAARRAVEAGYDIVELHGAHGYLIHEFLSPLSNFRTDSYGGSPQGRRRFLLRVVQAVRQAIGEEKVLDVRLSATDWADGGLTGQDTVELARQLAEAGVDILHVSTGGNVPAQVPAGPGFQLPFAAQVKEAVAGTRTQVVGVGLVETAAQAEQALVTGQADAVAVGRAALRDPYLPLRWAADLGVRSWQEAPWPIQYWRGTWH; the protein is encoded by the coding sequence ATGAGAACGCCAAACTTGCTCAGCCCTCTGACCATGCGTGACCTCAGCGCCCGGAACCGCCTGTGGCTGCCCCCGATGTGCATGTACTGCGTGCCGGGGGACGACGGCGCCGTCACGGACTGGCACGTCGTCCACTACGCCAGCCGCGCGGTCGGCGGGTTCGGCACGCTCATTGTGGAGGCTACCGCTGTCACCCCGGAGGGCCGCCTGTCCCCCAACGACCTGGGCCTGTGGGAGGAGAGCCAGGTCGAAGGGCATCACCGTATTGTCGATGCCGTTCACGCAGCGGGCGCCCTGGCCGGTATCCAGCTGGGCCACGGCGGACGCAAGGCGGGTACTCCCCCGATGCGTCCCCGGGAGAAGGGCGCCCGCACCAGCACGATCGAGGGCTGGGAGCTCCTGGCTCCCAGCGCAGTGGCCTACCCGGAGCACGCGGTACCCACCGAGCTTGACGAGACGGGGATCGACCACCTGGTTGAGGCCTTCACCTCGGCGGCCCGCCGGGCGGTGGAGGCCGGGTACGACATCGTTGAGCTGCATGGCGCCCACGGCTACCTCATCCACGAGTTCCTCTCCCCGCTGTCCAACTTCCGTACCGACTCCTACGGCGGCTCGCCCCAGGGGCGGCGCCGCTTCCTGCTGCGAGTGGTCCAGGCCGTGCGCCAGGCCATCGGGGAAGAGAAGGTCCTGGACGTGCGCCTGTCTGCCACTGACTGGGCCGACGGCGGCCTGACCGGACAGGACACTGTCGAACTCGCCCGCCAGCTGGCCGAGGCCGGGGTCGATATCCTGCACGTGTCCACCGGAGGCAACGTACCAGCCCAGGTTCCTGCTGGACCCGGCTTCCAGCTACCCTTTGCCGCCCAGGTGAAGGAAGCGGTCGCAGGAACCAGGACCCAGGTGGTGGGCGTAGGCCTCGTCGAGACAGCCGCCCAGGCGGAGCAGGCCCTGGTGACTGGCCAGGCGGACGCTGTCGCCGTGGGCCGGGCCGCCCTGCGGGACCCCTACCTCCCACTGCGCTGGGCCGCCGACCTCGGAGTCAGGAGCTGGCAGGAGGCGCCCTGGCCTATCCAGTACTGGCGCGGCACCTGGCACTGA
- a CDS encoding biotin transporter BioY: protein MSRAAGLVRPAARELALVLVGTATLALLGQVALPLPFTPVPVTLGTFAALGVGSVLGSRRGMASALVLALLAAAGVPVLAGWSAGVTASFGYVLGYTLAAGVAGRGALGWSRSSEGGAGSVARRALVLGATMLLASALVYVPGLLWLRLATGASWAATVGMGLAPFVVGDLLKSLAVAGLVPVRSIWR from the coding sequence ATGAGCCGTGCCGCAGGTCTTGTCCGACCCGCGGCACGCGAGCTCGCCCTTGTCCTGGTCGGCACGGCTACCTTGGCTCTTTTAGGGCAGGTGGCCCTTCCCCTGCCCTTCACCCCCGTCCCGGTGACGCTGGGTACCTTCGCTGCGCTCGGTGTGGGCTCCGTGCTCGGCTCCAGGCGTGGGATGGCCTCTGCGCTTGTGCTGGCGCTCCTTGCCGCCGCTGGCGTGCCGGTTCTGGCGGGCTGGAGCGCGGGCGTGACCGCGTCCTTCGGCTATGTCCTGGGCTACACGCTGGCTGCTGGCGTGGCCGGGCGCGGTGCCCTGGGCTGGTCGCGCTCCTCCGAGGGGGGTGCAGGCTCCGTCGCCAGGCGTGCCCTGGTGCTGGGTGCCACCATGCTGCTGGCCTCCGCCCTCGTCTACGTCCCCGGCCTGCTGTGGCTGAGGCTGGCGACCGGTGCCTCCTGGGCCGCGACGGTGGGTATGGGGCTCGCCCCCTTTGTGGTCGGCGACCTGCTGAAGTCCCTGGCGGTGGCTGGCCTGGTGCCTGTACGCAGCATCTGGCGCTGA
- a CDS encoding YchJ family protein — MVTRQDRGSRGRLGDPRGRHGGSGLVPGEDAPGGVVPGAVVLPLASAGAVPSAVRSAGVRSTEDCPCGSGMVYGSCCEPVLDGGAAATAEALVRSRFTAFVVGDEDHLFRTWHPRTRPEGPYCHPGTQWTSLTIGEVAGGGPRDDTGVVELVARYRTGDGRGGVVADTLRERSRLVRRGGRWVYYDGEVR; from the coding sequence ATGGTAACGAGGCAGGATCGGGGCTCTCGGGGTCGGCTGGGTGACCCGCGAGGTAGGCACGGAGGTAGCGGCCTCGTACCTGGTGAGGACGCCCCGGGCGGGGTAGTGCCAGGCGCCGTGGTCCTGCCCCTGGCGTCGGCAGGTGCCGTGCCGTCTGCGGTGCGTTCGGCGGGGGTACGTAGCACCGAGGACTGCCCCTGTGGCTCGGGCATGGTCTACGGTTCCTGCTGCGAGCCGGTCCTCGACGGGGGCGCGGCGGCAACTGCCGAGGCCCTGGTGCGCTCGCGGTTCACGGCCTTCGTCGTCGGCGACGAGGACCACCTGTTCCGTACCTGGCACCCTCGCACCCGCCCGGAAGGACCCTACTGCCATCCTGGCACCCAGTGGACCAGTCTGACCATCGGCGAGGTAGCAGGCGGTGGCCCCAGGGACGACACGGGGGTCGTCGAGCTTGTCGCCCGCTACCGCACCGGTGACGGGCGCGGGGGCGTCGTGGCCGACACGCTTCGGGAACGCTCCCGGCTGGTGCGTCGCGGCGGCCGGTGGGTCTACTACGACGGTGAGGTCCGGTAA
- a CDS encoding patatin-like phospholipase family protein, with product MSTVTPTHPSLPPAPARPVSASSPGHVPAPVTHGPDDVALVFEGGGMRGAYTAGLVRVMLEAGLSFPWVGGISAGASHTCNFVSRDTWRAREAFVGLTTQPQAGGWGSFARGQGYFNSEYIYERTSAPDEPLPFDWETFASTSSTVRLGSFRCDTGEEVYWGLEDMPTMAHLLPRVRASSSMPVLMPVTHVDGVPYLDGALGPTGGFATDAARADGYDKMLVVMTRPAGYRKPERRLSALYRALLRRYPAAAEGVRRRPQRYNQTVADLEAMQREGRVYLFRPARMPVVNGDLRYHRVVTAFEAGLAQARQELPAIEEFLAS from the coding sequence TTGAGCACCGTGACGCCCACCCACCCGTCCCTGCCGCCCGCCCCTGCCCGCCCTGTGTCGGCCAGCAGCCCCGGCCACGTCCCGGCCCCGGTCACGCACGGACCTGATGATGTCGCCCTGGTCTTCGAGGGCGGAGGAATGAGAGGCGCCTATACCGCAGGGCTGGTGCGGGTCATGCTGGAGGCCGGCCTGTCCTTCCCCTGGGTCGGAGGGATCTCTGCCGGGGCCTCGCACACGTGCAACTTTGTCTCCCGTGACACCTGGCGGGCTCGGGAGGCCTTTGTGGGGCTGACCACCCAGCCCCAGGCCGGGGGCTGGGGCAGCTTTGCTCGTGGGCAGGGCTACTTCAACTCCGAGTACATCTACGAGCGCACCTCCGCTCCTGACGAGCCCCTGCCCTTTGACTGGGAGACCTTCGCCTCCACCTCCTCCACGGTGCGCCTCGGCTCCTTCCGCTGCGACACCGGTGAGGAGGTCTACTGGGGGCTGGAGGACATGCCGACCATGGCGCACCTTCTGCCCCGGGTGCGGGCCTCCTCGTCCATGCCGGTGCTCATGCCGGTGACCCACGTTGACGGTGTGCCCTACCTCGACGGGGCGCTGGGACCCACCGGTGGCTTCGCCACGGACGCGGCCCGTGCGGACGGCTACGACAAGATGCTGGTGGTCATGACCCGCCCGGCGGGCTACCGCAAGCCTGAGCGGCGCCTGTCCGCGCTCTACCGTGCCCTCCTGCGCCGCTACCCCGCGGCGGCGGAGGGGGTCCGCAGGCGTCCTCAGCGTTACAACCAGACCGTCGCAGACCTGGAGGCGATGCAGCGTGAGGGGAGGGTCTACCTGTTCCGGCCCGCCCGGATGCCGGTGGTCAACGGCGACCTGCGCTACCACCGGGTGGTGACCGCCTTTGAGGCGGGGCTGGCCCAGGCGCGCCAAGAACTGCCTGCCATTGAGGAGTTTCTAGCCTCCTGA